TGCCCATATAAGTCCATTCTCCGAACAAAAAAGAATGTATAGACCGTGGGTATTAACCTTAGATAGCCGCATCACTTTGGTAACCACCGTATCGCTCACGATAGTTGGTACTATTATTTTTTACATTTTAGAATATCACAATACCTTAGCAGAACACGAAGGTTTTGGGAAATTCGTAACCGCTTTATTTGGTGCTACTACGCCTAGGACAGCAGGATTTAATACCATTAACAACGCTTCTATGTCCTTCCCTACCATTATGGTTATATTTTTACTTATGTGGGTAGGAGCTTCGCCACAATCTACAGGTGGTGGTATTAAAACGAATACTTTTGCCATAGCATTTCTTAATGTATTAAGCCTTGCTAAGGGTAAATCTAAAGTAGAAATTTTCCGAAGAGAAATCGCGGATATTTCTATACGAAGAGCTTTTGCTATTATGACTTTATCTCTTATGGCGATAGGATTGGGCATTATGCTCATTACTTTTTTTGACCCAGACAAAAACCTTCTAGATATTTCTTTTGAATGTTTCTCTGCTTATAGTACCGTAGGACTAAGCTTAGGCATTACCGCCTCTCTAAGTGAAGCCTCTAAAATGGTACTCATAGGCATTATGTTTGTGGGGCGTATCAGTATGTTGTCATTAGCTATTGCCATCGTTAAAAAATCTAAGTATAAAAATTACAGCTATCCAAAGGAAGAAATTACCATAAATTAAAGACAAATGAAATATATTATAGTAGGATTAGGAAACTTTGGAGCTTCTTTAGCTCAAAAACTAACGGCTCAAGGCAACGAAGTTATCGGGATAGATAATAGTGCCGCCAAAGTAGATGCCTATAAAGAAAAAATATCGCATACCATCTGTATGGATTCTACCGATGAATTTACTGTTTCGGGGCTTCCCATCAAAGAAACTGATATTTTCGTGGTTGCTATTGGCGAAGACCAAGGTGCTAATGTAATGACCACCGCTCTCCTTAAAAACTTACAAGTAAAACGACTCATCAGCCGTGCCATCAATCCTCTTCACGAAAAAGTATTACAAGCCATTGGCGTTGATGAAATAGTACACCCAGAAGAAGAAACAGCCGAAAGATGGGCAAAAAAACTATGTCTAAGCAATGTTGTAGATTCTTTTGAACTAAACCAAGAATATAGCATTATAGAAGCTAAAGTACCAGAAGAATATATTGGGAAGACTATTCGTGAGATAGATTTCCGCAAAAAATACAACTTAGCCGTTCTTACCATTATAAGGAAAGTAGAAGTTAAAAGTCTTTTAGGCAAAACCAAAACAGAAAACAAAGTACTAGGTGTGGCAGCTACAGATACTCTACTAGAAACTAATGATATACTAGTAATTTATGGTTCTAACAAAGATTTAAAAGGTTTTTTAAAACAAAAAATGGATTAAAAAATGAAACTTGGTAGAGATTTAATCAAACGAATTAAAGCTGCTCCTCTAGAAGGAGAAAATGCTCATAAAATTTATGCTCCTCCCCAAAGACCTCTCTACTCTTATGACGAAATAATGGCTAAAAAACCAAAGTTAGCTGCTGTTAACATTTTACTTTATCTCAAAAATAACCAATGGCATATCCCACTTATGGTAAGAACAGCTAATGTTAATGACAAACATAGTGGACAAATCTCTTTACCTGGTGGAAAAAAAGAAGTTTCTGATGAAACATTTGCCCACACCGCTCTGCGTGAAACTACAGAGGAACTAGGCATTATTCGTCCTTACTTGAGGTTGATACGAAGTTTAAGTCCGTTGTATATTCCGCCTAGTAATTTTTATGTTCATACTTATGTTTCGTATACTAAAAAAAATCCAAAATTCACTCTACAAGAATCTGAAGCCCAAGAGCTGATAGAACTACCTCTATCCTTACTTTTAGACCTACCAAAACAACCCTCTAAAATTTTATTTGACAAACATATAGAAGTCCCTGTGATACAATATAAAAACTATAATATTTGGGGTGCTACTTCTATGATTTTGTACGAGTTTAGCCAGTTGTTAAAAAATATGTAAATTTGCATGCTAAACATAGGCGTAACCAATGGCAAAAAAAACAATATTTACCGATTCATTCGGGAATTTATACTTTCTTAAAAGATTTATTATTTTCATTTTAGGACTAATATCTTACAGAAGGTTCAACGGATTTAATAAACTTAAAATATCAGGTACTGAACATTTGGTAGACTTACCAGAAAGTAATGTTTTGTTTGTATCTAACCATCAAACCTACTTTGCTGATGTTGCAGCTATGTATCACGCTTTTTGTGCCGTAAATAATGGTTATCATAACACGATAAAAAATCCTGTTTACCTCCTTAATCCTAAAGTAGATTTCTACTATGTGGCCGCTGAAGAAACGATGAATAAAGGTATCCTTGCCCGAATTTTCAAACTAGCAGGAGCCGTAACGGTAAAAAGAACATGGCGTGCCGAAGGCAAAAATGTTAATCGTATGGTAGATATGAGTGAGGTAGAAAACATCATTAAAGCTTTGGATAATGGTTGGGTAATTACCTTTCCACAAGGGACTACCTCTGCATTTGCACAGGGAAGAAAAGGAACTGCCAAATTGGTAAAACAACAACGTCCTATTGTGATACCTATCAAAATCAATGGATTTAGAAGGGCTTTTGACAAAAAAGGGCTTAAAATTAAAGTAACAGGCGTAGAACCAACTATGGAATTTAAACCTGCTCTTAACATTGATTATGAAAACGAATCTGCACAAGAGATTTTACAAAAAATAATGGAAGCTATAGAACAAACTCCTGAACATAATATCCTCCACGAATACGACGAGGAACTGAAACGAAAAAAAGAAAAAAACTATGGCGAAAGTCATTAAAATCTATCCCGAAAATCCCCAAGAAAACCTTATAAAAGAGGTAATTAAAACCTTAGATAATGGAGGTCTTATCATCTATCCATCCGACACGGTTTACGCCATGGGGTGCGACATCAATAATATCAAAGCTATGGAAAAACTAGCTACTCTAAAAAAAATAAAACTAGAGAAAGCTCATTTTTCTATTATTTGTAACGATTTAAGTCATCTTTCGTCTTTCACCAAACCCATTGACAATTCTGTTTTTAGATTATTAAAAAGTCATATTTCTGGACCGTTTACCTTTATTCTAGAAGCTAATAAGAATTTACCTCTTGCTTATAAAGGTCATAAAACCGTTGGTATTAGAGTGCCAGACCACCCTATTCCGCAACTTATTGTAGAAAAATTAGGTCGTCCTATTGCTTCAACCTCTATAAAAGATGATGATGAAATTATAGAATATTCCACAGACCCAGAATTGATTGCTGAAAAATACGACCACTTGGTGGATATTGTAATTGATTCAGGCTATGGTGATAATGTAGCTTCTACTATTGTAGATTTAACTTCTGGCGTTGCAGAAATCATTAGACAAGGTAAGGGCGAACTCTAGTATTTATCGCCCCATTTTTTAGAAATTTGTTCTTTTATTTTTCTTTCGGTGGCATTATCTCCTGAACAATAAAAAGAAACTCCAGATAATTCTTCAGGAAGAAATTCTTGTGGCACAAAATTTCCCTCATAGGCGTGAGCGTAGCGGTAATCTTTACCATAGTCCATTTCTTTCATCAGTTTTGTAGGAGCATTTCTTAAGTGCAATGGCACGGGCAAATGAGCTGTTTTTTTCGCCATTGCCATTGCCTCATTAATGGCTTGATACGCCGAATTACTCTTAGGTGAAGCCGCTAAATAAATCACACATTCGCTAAGGATAATACGAGATTCTGGATAACCTATAACATTAACTGATTGAAAACAACTGTTAGCCATTGTGAGAGCGTTAGGGTTAGCCAAACCTATATCTTCTGCCGCCAATATCAAAAGTCGCCTTGCAATAAATTTAATATCTTCGCCTCCCACGAGCATTCTCCCTAGCCAGTACAAAGCGGCATTAACATCACTCCCTCTAATAGATTTAATAAAAGCTGAAATTACATCATAATGTTGCTCACCATTTTTATCATAAACAGGTACGGTTTCTTGTAAAATTTTCAGAATAGCCTCACTAGATAACTGGTTTTGCCCAGAGCCTTTATACTGATTAAGCACCCACTCTACTGAGTTAATGAGTTTTCTAGCATCGCCTCCCGAATATTGTATAAACCCTTGATTGTTTTCAATAGTAAAATCTGTATTTTCATCTTGATTAAAACGAGCGACCGCAATAGTAGCCAGTTCTTCCAATTTTTCGTAACTCAATGGTTTCAAAATATAAACTTGAGAACGAGACAATAATGCCGAAACCACCTCAAAGCTAGGATTTTCGGTAGTTGCTCCTATCAAAACCACCCAGCCTTTTTCCACAGCGTGAAGCAAAGAATCCTGTTGTGACTTGTTAAATCTATGAATTTCATCTATAAATAAAATAGGAGATTTACCAGAAAACAAATGTTGCTTTTGGGCCTCATCTATCACTTCTCTTACCTCTTTCACCCCACTAGAAACCGCAGAAAGTTTAAAAAATTTTCGTCCCGATTGCTCCGAAAGAATTTCTGCTAAGGTAGTTTTACCCGTTCCTGGAGGTCCCCATAAAATCAGAGAATTAAGTCGGTCAGTATCCAACATTTTTCTTATCGTTCCGTCTTTACCTGTAAGATGTTCTTGCCCAAGCATTTCATCTAAGGTTTTAGGGCGTAATTTCTCTGCTAAAGGAATATTTGAATTCAAAGTATGAGGTATTAAAATTATTTAAACTAGACCCGTTGTGCATTATGAAATGAAAAAAACAAGAGTTGTTTATTAGACTGAAAATCAGTATATTGTTTTTGCTATAAAACGATATAAATGAACAACTTAGAGCAAATATATGAAAGAATTTTGGAAGTTTTAGGACTTTTTTCAGAAAATCAACTGATTAGTTATCAGAGAAGAACACCTAAAATGAGCGATTTAGAAGTCATAAGTCTTAATATTACTGCTGAATACTTGAGTATTGATAGCGAATTACAGTTATTTAGAAAATTGCCAAACTCTCTGATAAACAAAATTGAAAGAAGTGTTTACAATAAGCGAAAACGAAGACTATCCCTACAAACAGAGCAAATTAGACAGCGTATTTCGATGGAGTTCAATGAGTTTGAAGATATTTTTATCGTTGATAGCATGCCAATGAAAGTTTGTGAAAACGCTCGTTCTACTCGTTCAAAAATTTGTAAAGAGCAATCCTATTCTTCACCAACATATGGTTATTGTGCTTCACAGAAATTATATTTCTATGGCTATAAACTACACGCAGTATGTTCTTT
This Riemerella anatipestifer DNA region includes the following protein-coding sequences:
- a CDS encoding IS982-like element ISRa1 family transposase, whose product is MNNLEQIYERILEVLGLFSENQLISYQRRTPKMSDLEVISLNITAEYLSIDSELQLFRKLPNSLINKIERSVYNKRKRRLSLQTEQIRQRISMEFNEFEDIFIVDSMPMKVCENARSTRSKICKEQSYSSPTYGYCASQKLYFYGYKLHAVCSLNGVIKNFDISPASVHDIHYLKDSGEQMRNCTLIGDRGYLSAKVQIDLFNYANIKLDTPMRSNQKDYIPQFSLYKKKRKRIETFFSQLCDQFMIKRNYAKTFEGFKTRIISKITAATVIQYINKFIFQRKLNHLKISII
- a CDS encoding lysophospholipid acyltransferase family protein, which encodes MAKKTIFTDSFGNLYFLKRFIIFILGLISYRRFNGFNKLKISGTEHLVDLPESNVLFVSNHQTYFADVAAMYHAFCAVNNGYHNTIKNPVYLLNPKVDFYYVAAEETMNKGILARIFKLAGAVTVKRTWRAEGKNVNRMVDMSEVENIIKALDNGWVITFPQGTTSAFAQGRKGTAKLVKQQRPIVIPIKINGFRRAFDKKGLKIKVTGVEPTMEFKPALNIDYENESAQEILQKIMEAIEQTPEHNILHEYDEELKRKKEKNYGESH
- a CDS encoding NUDIX hydrolase produces the protein MKLGRDLIKRIKAAPLEGENAHKIYAPPQRPLYSYDEIMAKKPKLAAVNILLYLKNNQWHIPLMVRTANVNDKHSGQISLPGGKKEVSDETFAHTALRETTEELGIIRPYLRLIRSLSPLYIPPSNFYVHTYVSYTKKNPKFTLQESEAQELIELPLSLLLDLPKQPSKILFDKHIEVPVIQYKNYNIWGATSMILYEFSQLLKNM
- a CDS encoding L-threonylcarbamoyladenylate synthase; this encodes MAKVIKIYPENPQENLIKEVIKTLDNGGLIIYPSDTVYAMGCDINNIKAMEKLATLKKIKLEKAHFSIICNDLSHLSSFTKPIDNSVFRLLKSHISGPFTFILEANKNLPLAYKGHKTVGIRVPDHPIPQLIVEKLGRPIASTSIKDDDEIIEYSTDPELIAEKYDHLVDIVIDSGYGDNVASTIVDLTSGVAEIIRQGKGEL
- a CDS encoding replication-associated recombination protein A, which encodes MNSNIPLAEKLRPKTLDEMLGQEHLTGKDGTIRKMLDTDRLNSLILWGPPGTGKTTLAEILSEQSGRKFFKLSAVSSGVKEVREVIDEAQKQHLFSGKSPILFIDEIHRFNKSQQDSLLHAVEKGWVVLIGATTENPSFEVVSALLSRSQVYILKPLSYEKLEELATIAVARFNQDENTDFTIENNQGFIQYSGGDARKLINSVEWVLNQYKGSGQNQLSSEAILKILQETVPVYDKNGEQHYDVISAFIKSIRGSDVNAALYWLGRMLVGGEDIKFIARRLLILAAEDIGLANPNALTMANSCFQSVNVIGYPESRIILSECVIYLAASPKSNSAYQAINEAMAMAKKTAHLPVPLHLRNAPTKLMKEMDYGKDYRYAHAYEGNFVPQEFLPEELSGVSFYCSGDNATERKIKEQISKKWGDKY
- a CDS encoding potassium channel family protein produces the protein MKYIIVGLGNFGASLAQKLTAQGNEVIGIDNSAAKVDAYKEKISHTICMDSTDEFTVSGLPIKETDIFVVAIGEDQGANVMTTALLKNLQVKRLISRAINPLHEKVLQAIGVDEIVHPEEETAERWAKKLCLSNVVDSFELNQEYSIIEAKVPEEYIGKTIREIDFRKKYNLAVLTIIRKVEVKSLLGKTKTENKVLGVAATDTLLETNDILVIYGSNKDLKGFLKQKMD